A stretch of Gossypium hirsutum isolate 1008001.06 chromosome A06, Gossypium_hirsutum_v2.1, whole genome shotgun sequence DNA encodes these proteins:
- the LOC107962312 gene encoding uncharacterized protein yields the protein MAVYIKLFTIFPEMSLRSPMARQLYSTSPSSTPLNASQAGLAAVTLLLCAFALIKCASHTRKLRRQWRTCYEFFDEDYIDPVIEIQHEATNADISDYQADDVADTSMFSREQPVWQKNILMGEKCQLPDFSGVIIYDSEGNVVTSSKSRLLTWK from the coding sequence ATGGCCGTATATATAAAGTTGTTCACCATTTTCCCAGAAATGTCTCTCAGGTCTCCTATGGCTCGCCAACTTTACTCAACATCACCAAGTTCAACACCACTCAACGCCTCTCAAGCAGGCCTGGCTGCAGTTACCCTTCTTCTATGCGCTTTTGCATTAATCAAGTGTGCTTCCCACACGCGCAAACTGCGCCGTCAATGGAGAACCTGCTATGAATTTTTCGACGAGGATTATATCGATCCTGTCATAGAAATACAGCATGAAGCTACAAATGCCGACATCAGTGACTACCAAGCAGACGATGTTGCGGACACAAGCATGTTCAGCCGTGAACAACCAGTTTGGCAGAAGAACATTCTCATGGGAGAGAAGTGTCAGCTACCTGATTTTTCTGGGGTCATAATATATGATTCTGAAGGCAATGTTGTTACCTCTTCCAAAAGTCGTCTACTCACATGGAAGTAA
- the LOC107962311 gene encoding DEAD-box ATP-dependent RNA helicase 39 isoform X2, translated as MMQKAMMAATSRTLLSVSLLSSPKHFSYYPFLKPSRVFRGFKAFCSAPSPIPTTVDPDDLKHSMLLERLRTRHLRHSTKLPSSSPSKPPQNLPVLGQETEAYDKGKGKKKKKIMADSFEELGLSEEVMGAVREMGIEVPTEIQCIGIPFVLEEKSVVLGSHTGSGKTLAYMLPLVQLLRRDEAILGMLTKPRRPRAVVLCPTRELSEQVFRVAKSISHHARFRSTMVSGGGRLRPQEDSLNNPIDMVVGTPGRVLQHIDDGNMVYGDIKYLVLDEADTMFDRGFGPDIRKFLGPLKNRALKPSGQGFQTILVTATMTKAVQKLIDEEFQGIEHLRTSTLHKKIASARHDFIKLLGSENKLEALLQVLEPSLAKGNRVMVFCNTLNSSRAVDHFLGENQISTVNYHGEVPAEQRVENLNKFKSDDGDCPTLVCTDLAARGLDLDVNHVIMFDFPLNSIDYLHRTGRTARMGAKERIEEAIRKNESLESLTVDNVRRDTARTRITEQKGKNVKLFKASNQKNKTKAVSASVRTSGKKPTIAKSVKSTAPAKPSKKIVKVSKSLKTAKTSAVGKKNRSIGGSSEGKKLKVVGFRGQASSSKRESFTPS; from the exons ATGATGCAGAAAGCTATGATGGCTGCTACTTCAAGAACTCTGCTTTCTGTCTCTCTTCTTTCCTCTCCCAAACATTTCTCTTACTACCCTTTTCTCAAACCCTCTAGGGTTTTTCGAGGGTTTAAGGCTTTCTGCAGTGCCCCATCCCCAATCCCCACCACCGTTGATCCTGACGACTTGAAACACTCCATGCTACTTGAAAGGCTTAGAACCAGACATCTTAGACATTCTACGAAACTCCCATCCTCATCACCCTCTAAGCCTCCACAAAACCTGCCTGTTTTGGGTCAAGAGACCGAGGCTTATGATAAGGGgaaagggaagaagaagaagaaaattatgGCCGATAGTTTTGAGGAGTTGGGTTTGAGTGAAGAAGTGATGGGTGCTGTTAGAGAGATGGGGATTGAAGTTCCTACTGAGATTCAGTGTATCGGGATTCCTTTTGTATTGGAAGAGAAAAGTGTGGTTTTGGGTTCTCATACTGGCTCTGGCAAGACTCTTGCATACATGTTGCCACTTGTTCAG TTGCTGAGGCGGGATGAGGCAATATTAGGCATGCTAACAAAGCCCAGGCGTCCACGAGCCGTTGTTCTATGCCCCACAAGAGAGCTGTCTGAGCAG GTTTTTCGTGTGGCAAAGTCTATTAGCCATCATGCAAGATTTAGGTCTACTATGGTCAGTGGGGGAGGCCGGTTAAGACCACAAGAGGACTCTTTGAATAACCCAATTGACATGGTAGTTGGGACCCCTGGTAGGGTCCTTCAACATATTGATGACGGGAACATGGTTTATGGTGACATCAAATACTTG GTTTTGGATGAGGCTGACACTATGTTTGACCGTGGCTTTGGTCCTGACATTCGCAAGTTTCTTGGTCCATTAAAAAATCGTGCTCTAAAACCCAGTGGCCAAGGATTTCAAACTATTTTAGTGACAGCTACAATGACAAAG GCTGTGCAGAAACTGATTGATGAGGAATTTCAAGGAATAGAACATCTACGAACATCAACACTGCACAAGAAAATAGCATCTGCTCGTCATGATTTCATCAAACTTTTGGGTTCTGAAAACAAGCTGGAAGCATTACTGCAG GTTCTTGAGCCAAGTTTAGCTAAGGGGAACAGAGTAATGGTGTTTTGTAATACATTAAATTCTAGCCGTGCTGTTGATCATTTTCTTGGTGAAAATCAGATCTCTACTGTAAATTACCATGGCGAGGTGCCTGCAGAACAAAG GGTTGAAAACCTGAACAAGTTCAAGAGTGATGATGGAGACTGTCCCACATTGGTTTGCACGGACTTGGCTGCTAGAGGGCTGGACTTGGATGTTAATCATGTTATCATGTTTGATTTCCCTTTAAACTCT ATCGACTACCTTCATCGCACTGGAAGAACTGCACGAATGGGTGCCAAAG AAAGGATAGAGGAGGCAATAAGAAAGAATGAGAGTTTGGAATCTCTTACAGTTGATAATGTCCGAAGGGATACTGCAAGGACTCGGATTACCGAGCAGAAGGGGAAGAATGTTAAACTGTTTAAGGCATCAAATCAGAAAAACAAGACCAAAGCTGTGTCTGCATCTGTGCGCACATCAGGGAAAAAACCCACAATTGCAAAGTCGGTAAAATCTACTGCTCCAGCCAAACCTTCAAAGAAAATAGTTAAGGTCTCAAAAAGTTTGAAGACTGCAAAAACATCTGCAGTGGGAAAGAAAAACAGGTCAATTGGTGGGAGTTCTGAGGGCAAGAAACTGAAGGTTGTTGGATTTAGGGGACAAGCTTCCTCGAGCAAGAGAGAATCGTTTACACCAAGTTGA
- the LOC107962311 gene encoding DEAD-box ATP-dependent RNA helicase 39 isoform X1 — protein sequence MMQKAMMAATSRTLLSVSLLSSPKHFSYYPFLKPSRVFRGFKAFCSAPSPIPTTVDPDDLKHSMLLERLRTRHLRHSTKLPSSSPSKPPQNLPVLGQETEAYDKGKGKKKKKIMADSFEELGLSEEVMGAVREMGIEVPTEIQCIGIPFVLEEKSVVLGSHTGSGKTLAYMLPLVQLLRRDEAILGMLTKPRRPRAVVLCPTRELSEQVFRVAKSISHHARFRSTMVSGGGRLRPQEDSLNNPIDMVVGTPGRVLQHIDDGNMVYGDIKYLVLDEADTMFDRGFGPDIRKFLGPLKNRALKPSGQGFQTILVTATMTKAVQKLIDEEFQGIEHLRTSTLHKKIASARHDFIKLLGSENKLEALLQVLEPSLAKGNRVMVFCNTLNSSRAVDHFLGENQISTVNYHGEVPAEQRVENLNKFKSDDGDCPTLVCTDLAARGLDLDVNHVIMFDFPLNSIDYLHRTGRTARMGAKGKVTSLVAKKDLLLAERIEEAIRKNESLESLTVDNVRRDTARTRITEQKGKNVKLFKASNQKNKTKAVSASVRTSGKKPTIAKSVKSTAPAKPSKKIVKVSKSLKTAKTSAVGKKNRSIGGSSEGKKLKVVGFRGQASSSKRESFTPS from the exons ATGATGCAGAAAGCTATGATGGCTGCTACTTCAAGAACTCTGCTTTCTGTCTCTCTTCTTTCCTCTCCCAAACATTTCTCTTACTACCCTTTTCTCAAACCCTCTAGGGTTTTTCGAGGGTTTAAGGCTTTCTGCAGTGCCCCATCCCCAATCCCCACCACCGTTGATCCTGACGACTTGAAACACTCCATGCTACTTGAAAGGCTTAGAACCAGACATCTTAGACATTCTACGAAACTCCCATCCTCATCACCCTCTAAGCCTCCACAAAACCTGCCTGTTTTGGGTCAAGAGACCGAGGCTTATGATAAGGGgaaagggaagaagaagaagaaaattatgGCCGATAGTTTTGAGGAGTTGGGTTTGAGTGAAGAAGTGATGGGTGCTGTTAGAGAGATGGGGATTGAAGTTCCTACTGAGATTCAGTGTATCGGGATTCCTTTTGTATTGGAAGAGAAAAGTGTGGTTTTGGGTTCTCATACTGGCTCTGGCAAGACTCTTGCATACATGTTGCCACTTGTTCAG TTGCTGAGGCGGGATGAGGCAATATTAGGCATGCTAACAAAGCCCAGGCGTCCACGAGCCGTTGTTCTATGCCCCACAAGAGAGCTGTCTGAGCAG GTTTTTCGTGTGGCAAAGTCTATTAGCCATCATGCAAGATTTAGGTCTACTATGGTCAGTGGGGGAGGCCGGTTAAGACCACAAGAGGACTCTTTGAATAACCCAATTGACATGGTAGTTGGGACCCCTGGTAGGGTCCTTCAACATATTGATGACGGGAACATGGTTTATGGTGACATCAAATACTTG GTTTTGGATGAGGCTGACACTATGTTTGACCGTGGCTTTGGTCCTGACATTCGCAAGTTTCTTGGTCCATTAAAAAATCGTGCTCTAAAACCCAGTGGCCAAGGATTTCAAACTATTTTAGTGACAGCTACAATGACAAAG GCTGTGCAGAAACTGATTGATGAGGAATTTCAAGGAATAGAACATCTACGAACATCAACACTGCACAAGAAAATAGCATCTGCTCGTCATGATTTCATCAAACTTTTGGGTTCTGAAAACAAGCTGGAAGCATTACTGCAG GTTCTTGAGCCAAGTTTAGCTAAGGGGAACAGAGTAATGGTGTTTTGTAATACATTAAATTCTAGCCGTGCTGTTGATCATTTTCTTGGTGAAAATCAGATCTCTACTGTAAATTACCATGGCGAGGTGCCTGCAGAACAAAG GGTTGAAAACCTGAACAAGTTCAAGAGTGATGATGGAGACTGTCCCACATTGGTTTGCACGGACTTGGCTGCTAGAGGGCTGGACTTGGATGTTAATCATGTTATCATGTTTGATTTCCCTTTAAACTCT ATCGACTACCTTCATCGCACTGGAAGAACTGCACGAATGGGTGCCAAAG GGAAAGTAACAAGTTTGGtggctaaaaaggacttattgTTGGCAGAAAGGATAGAGGAGGCAATAAGAAAGAATGAGAGTTTGGAATCTCTTACAGTTGATAATGTCCGAAGGGATACTGCAAGGACTCGGATTACCGAGCAGAAGGGGAAGAATGTTAAACTGTTTAAGGCATCAAATCAGAAAAACAAGACCAAAGCTGTGTCTGCATCTGTGCGCACATCAGGGAAAAAACCCACAATTGCAAAGTCGGTAAAATCTACTGCTCCAGCCAAACCTTCAAAGAAAATAGTTAAGGTCTCAAAAAGTTTGAAGACTGCAAAAACATCTGCAGTGGGAAAGAAAAACAGGTCAATTGGTGGGAGTTCTGAGGGCAAGAAACTGAAGGTTGTTGGATTTAGGGGACAAGCTTCCTCGAGCAAGAGAGAATCGTTTACACCAAGTTGA